One window from the genome of Cricetulus griseus strain 17A/GY chromosome 2, alternate assembly CriGri-PICRH-1.0, whole genome shotgun sequence encodes:
- the LOC100758539 gene encoding U3 small nucleolar RNA-associated protein 14 homolog B codes for MNVTRNVVGLLALSQQEELVELPNHYPLSTSEDEGDSDGERKCQKLLEAVNSLGGRNSWKVAERSEASLMVSEFNVTSEGSGEKLVLSDLLESATTLSSLATVKKQLLRVKSKTLEIPLDKKETDQILREAAFSKTSQMLSKWEPIVLQNRQAEQLVFPMEKELPAVAPLEHVFTGWKTRTPLEQEVFNVLHKNKQPVTDPLLTPVEKASLKAMSLEEAKIHRAELQRTRALQSYYEARARREKKIKSKKYHKFIKKGKAKKTLKEFEQLLKDCPSAALQELGKMEEARVRERMSLKHQGSGKWAKSKAIMARYDLEARKAMQEQLAKNRELTQKLQVVPESEEEEEEEEEYTGGGVIPTSDEVKDLQMHAAGLNPWMLRSCSSDAQRGEIKTDPEQLPELVARGSSESEGDERPVAELLLKERSFQQRVEPNSAKPVGGQETETEDSNGPDVSEPRVLFQKLHKENHQSEKQKGNSEGTVLQVQREELAPEESLVFQRLERAHVLEEQGELGKEGPYQKRGLPRPMLKGEWKERNPHSIADSSRRKKKKEQMIDLQNLLTARSPVKSWAVPTVEELEDEVETDHKQIIKEAFAGDDVIREFLKEKREAVEASKPKDLDLTLPGWGEWVGRGLKPSAKKRRRFLVKAPESSPRQDKNLPNVIINEKRNIHAAAHQVQAVPHPFTHHQQFERTIQNPIGYTWNTQRAFQKLTVPKVSTKLGHLIKPLKAENVGYSSSRSDLSVLQSSHKRLSRKQLKQLKKSSAH; via the coding sequence ATGAACGTGACCAGAAATGTGGTAGGCCTTTTGGCTTTGAGCCAGCAGGAAGAACTAGTAGAATTGCCAAACCACTACCCTTTGAGTACAAGTGAAGATGAGGGGGacagtgatggagaaagaaaatgtcaaaagctTCTGGAAGCAGTCAATTCCCTTGGTGGAAGGAATAGTTGGAAAGTAGCTGAGAGATCCGAAGCTAGTCTGATGGTGTCAGAGTTCAATGTCACTTCTGAAGGGTCAGGTGAAAAGCTGGTTCTATCAGATTTGCTTGAGTCTGCTACAACATTATCTTCATTGGCTACTGTGAAGAAACAACTGCTTAGAGTCAAGTCCAAGACTCTCGAGATACCCCTTGACAAAAAAGAGACTGACCAGATCCTCAGGGAAGCAGCATTCAGCAAAACGTCACAAATGCTCTCCAAGTGGGAGCCCATCGTTCTGCAGAACCGGCAAGCAGAACAGCTGGTTTTTCccatggagaaggagctgccagcTGTTGCTCCCCTTGAACATGTATTCACTGGCTGGAAAACAAGAACCCCCCTGGAGCAAGAAGTTTTTAATGTCCTTCATAAGAATAAGCAGCCAGTAACAGACCCTTTATTGACTCCTGTGGAAAAAGCCTCCCTCAAAGCCATGAGCCTGGAAGAAGCCAAGATACACCGAGCAGAGCTTCAGAGGACACGAGCTCTGCAGTCCTACTATGAGGCAAGAGCTcgaagagagaagaaaatcaaaagtaaaaagtatcacaaatttataaagaaaggaaaggccaAGAAAACCTTAAAAGAGTTTGAGCAGCTGTTGAAGGACTGCCCAAGTGCTGCATTGCAAGAACTGGGAAAAATGGAAGAGGCTAGAGTGAGGGAACGAATGAGCCTTAAGCACCAGGGCAGTGGAAAATGGGCCAAGTCAAAGGCAATTATGGCCAGATATGACCTGGAGGCTCGCAAAGCTATGCAAGAGCAACTGGCGAAGAACAGAGAACTGACACAGAAACTCCAGGTAGTTCcagagagtgaggaggaggaggaggaagaggaggaatacACAGGAGGAGGAGTAATCCCTACCTCTGATGAGGTGAAGGACCTACAGATGCATGCAGCTGGTCTAAATCCCTGGATGCTCAGGAGTTGCAGCAGCGATGCACAAAGGGGTGAAATCAAGACCGACCCTGAACAGCTGCCCGAACTGGTGGCCAGGGGGTCTTCTGAAAGTGAGGGAGATGAAAGACCAGTGGCAGAACTTTTGTTGAAAGAAAGATCTTTTCAACAAAGAGTTGAGCCCAACAGTGCTAAGCCAGTGGGTGgccaagaaacagaaacagaagactcTAATGGCCCTGATGTATCTGAACCAAGGGTATTGTTTCAGAAACTCCACAAGGAAAACCATCAATCTGAGAAGCAAAAGGGGAATTCAGAGGGAACTGTTCTCCAGGTCCAGAGAGAGGAGCTTGCCCCAGAGGAGAGCCTGGTGTTTCAAAGGCTCGAGAGAGCACATGTTCTGGAAGAACAAGGAGAGCTGGGCAAAGAGGGACCTTATCAAAAAAGGGGGCTTCCCAGACCTATGTTAAAAGGAGAGTGGAAGGAAAGGAATCCACATAGCATAGCTGATTCCtctagaaggaagaaaaagaaggaacaaatgaTTGACCTACAGAATCTCCTTACTGCTAGATCTCCTGTGAAGTCTTGGGCAGTGCCCACAGTCGAGGAGTTGGAAGATGAAGTGGAGACAGACCACAAGCAGATAATAAAGGAAGCTTTTGCTGGGGATGATGTCATCAGAGagttcttaaaagagaaaagggaagctgTAGAGGCAAGTAAGCCAAAGGACTTGGACCTGACATTGCCTGGATGGGGTGAGTGGGTTGGTAGAGGCCTAAAGCCCAGTGCCAAGAAAAGACGCCGTTTTCTTGTTAAAGCTCCTGAAAGTTCTCCAAGACAAGATAAGAATTTGCCAAATGTGATTATCAATGAGAAGCGCAATATCCACGCAGCAGCTCATCAGGTGCAGGCTGTTCCACACCCATTCACCCACCACCAGCAATTTGAGAGGACTATCCAGAACCCTATTGGGTACACATGGAACACCCAGAGGGCCTTCCAAAAGCTGACAGTTCCCAAGGTTAGCACCAAACTAGGACATCTCATTAAGCCCTTAAAAGCAGAGAATGTGGGCTACTCTTCCTCAAGGTCCGACCTCTCTGTCCTACAGAGCAGTCACAAGCGGCTCTCCAGAAAGCAGCTAAAACAGCTGAAGAAGAGCTCTGCACATTGA
- the Acsl3 gene encoding long-chain-fatty-acid--CoA ligase 3 isoform X2, with translation MNNHASSKPSTMKLKQTMNPILLYFINFIIYLYTILTYIPFYFLSESRQEKSNQIKAKPVSSKPDSAFRSIHSLDSLASLLYPGCDTLDKVFMYAKNKFKDKRLLGTREILNEEDEIQPNGKIFKKVILGHYNWLSYEDVFIRALDFGNGLQMLGQKPKTNIAIFCETRAEWMIAAQACFMYNFQLVTLYATLGGPAIVHGLNETEVTNIITSKELLQTKLKDIVSLVPRLRHIITVDGKPPTWSEFPKGVIVHTMTAVQALGVKASVENKAHSKPLPSDIAVIMYTSGSTGIPKGVMISHSNIIAAITGMARRIPSLGEEDVYIGYLPLAHVLELSAELVCLSHGCRIGYSSPQTLADQSSKIKKGSKGDTSMLKPTLMAAVPEIMDRIYKNVMTKVNEMSSFQRNLFILAYNYKMEQISKGCTTPLCDRFVFRNVRRLLGGNIRLLLCGGAPLSATTQRFMNICFCCPVGQGYGLTESTGAGTITEVWDYNTGRVGAPLVCCEIKLKNWEEGGYFNTDKPHPRGEILIGGQNVTMGYYKNEAKTNTDFFEDENGQRWLCTGDIGEFDPDGCLKIIDRKKDLVKLQAGEYVSLGKVEAALKNLPLIDNICAYANSYHSYVIGFVVPNQKELTELARMKGFKGTWEELCNSSEMENEVLKVLSEAAISACLEKFEIPLKIRLSPDPWTPETGLVTDAFKLKRKELKTHYQADIERMYGRK, from the exons ATGAATAACCACGCATCTTCAAAACCATCTACCATGAAGCTAAAACAGACCATGAACCCCAtacttttatatttcataaattttataatatatctCTATACTATTTTAACATacattccattttactttttgtctGAGTCACgacaagaaaaatcaaaccaaattaaagCAAAACCTGTGAGTTCAAAACCGGATTCTGCATTCAGATCTATTCACAGCTTGGACAGTTTGGCTTCACTATTGTATCCTGGCTGTGATACACTTGATAAAGTTTTTATgtatgcaaaaaataaatttaaggacAAAAGGCTATTGGGAACACGTGAAATTTTGAATGAGGAAGATGAAATTCAACCAAatggaaaaatttttaaaaag GTTATCCTGGGGCACTATAATTGGCTTTCCTATGAAGATGTCTTCATTAGAGCCCTTGACTTTGGAAATGGGTTGCAGATGTTGGGTCAGAAACCGAAGACCAACATAGCCATCTTCTGTGAGACCCGGGCTGAGTGGATGATTGCTGCGCAGGCATGCTTCATGTATAACTTCCAGC TCGTTACCCTGTATGCTACCCTGGGAGGTCCAGCCATTGTTCACGGACTAAATGAGACAGAGGTGACCAACATCATTACTAGTAAAGAACTCTTGCAAACAAAGCTGAAG GATATAGTCTCGTTGGTCCCACGTCTGCGCCATATCATTACTGTTGATGGGAAGCCTCCAACATGGTCTGAGTTCCCCAAGGGTGTCATTGTACACACCATGACTGCAGTGCAGGCTCTCGGAGTGAAGGCCAGCGTGG AAAACAAAGCTCACAGCAAACCATTGCCTTCAGACATTGCAGTAATCATGTATACAAGTGGGTCCACAGGAATTCCAAAAGGAGTCATGATCTCCCACAGCAACATCATTGCTGCTATAACTGGGATGGCGAGAAGGATTCCAAGTCTGGG agaggaagatgtaTACATTGGATATTTGCCCCTAGCCCATGTTCTAGAATTAAGTGCCGAGCTTGTGTGTCTTTCTCATGGATGCCGAATTGGCTACTCTTCACCACAAACTTTAGCAGATCAG tcttcaaaaataaaaaaaggaagcaaaggagaCACATCTATGTTGAAGCCAACACTGATGGCAGCTGTTCCG GAAATCATGGATCGGATCTACAAAAATGTCATGACTAAAGTGAATGAAATGAGTAGTTTTCAACGAAACTTGTTTATTTTGGCCTATAATTACAAGATGGAACAGATTTCAAAAGGGTGTACTACTCCCCTGTGTGACCG CTTTGTTTTCCGGAATGTTCGAAGGCTGCTGGGTGGAAATATTCGCCTTTTATTGTGTGGTGGTGCTCCACTTTCTGCAACAACACAGCGATTCATGAATATCTGTTTCTGCTGTCCCGTTGGTCAGGGGTATGGACTCACAGAATCTACTGGGGCTGGGACCATTACAGAAG TGTGGGACTACAATACCGGCAGAGTGGGAGCACCATTAGTTTGCTGTGAAATCAAATTAAAGAACTGGGAGGAAG gTGGCTATTTTAATACTGACAAACCACATCCCAGAGGTGAAATTCTTATTGGTGGCCAAAATGTGACAATGGGGTACtacaaaaatgaagcaaaaacaaatacTGATTTCTTTGAAGATGAAAATGGACAGCGGTGGCTCTGCACGGGAGATATTGGAGAGTTTGACCCTGATGGTTGTCTGAAGATTATTG ATCGTAAAAAGGACCTTGTGAAACTGCAGGCAGGAGAGTATGTTTCTCTTGGGAAAGTAGAGGCAGCTTTGAAGAACCTCCCACTGATTGATAACATTTGTGCGTATGCAAACAG TTACCATTCTTACGTAATTGGATTTGTTGTGCCAAATCAAAAGGAACTCACGGAGCTAGCTAGAATGAAAGGATTTAAGGGGACCTGGGAAGAGCTGTGTAACAGCAGTGAAATGGAAAATGAAGTCCTTAAAGTGCTTTCTGAAGCTGCTATTTCAG CATGTCTGGAAAAATTTGAAATTCCACTGAAAATTCGTTTGAGCCCTGACCCATGGACTCCTGAAACTGGTCTGGTGACGGATGCCTTCAAGTTGAAACGCAAGGAGCTTAAAACACATTACCAGGCAGACATTGAACGGATGTATGGGAGAAAATGA